tccagtcgagccggcccagcagtgccaaagtctagtgtggggcaaagttctTATGTTTGAGGCAGCAGTGGACTATCACGACCAATTGATGTCGAAGTGAATAACATAGAAAAAACCTGCATAGCTCTTCAAATTTCATTTTACTTCTTATTATAGACTTCTTGGGAACTCTGTAGTTAAGGTTGAGAAACACAATAAAAGTCTTAGTTCACTTACAAAAGAGTTACAACAACTTCATAATTGATGGTATATTTCTTTCTCTTTTCAGGAGCACCTGGTGAGATCCAGCTGAACTCCTCGCCGCAGCCCCCCTTCAAGGAAGGAGACACGTTCATGGCACAGTGTGTGGTGCCCAACGGAAGACCAGCTGCCAAGATCACCTGGTTCTTGGGTAAGTAgaccaaattttttttttatgttaaatgggcggacgtttggccgctatctcgcctgatggtaagtgatgatgcggcctacaatggatcacgtctgcccataagcaacctattcactcgggctttgaagacacccaggttgtacccatcaataaacacagactccggcaaggagttccactccctagcagttcgcacaaggaagcttgaagcgaagcgcttcgtgcgagtgggtgggatatccaccatgaaacggtgacgcctcgccgattgtcttgtggttcgatgatggaaattaagtctttgactgccaatagaaaactgttgaaggcaaatcctccgctaatgtcggtcaccggtgaccaccgcggcgttcaatgtgttaaatgattaaaagcatttttattgATTCAGTTATGTCTattgagactgcctcgttggtcgagtggtcgcaagtgcgactgccggacaagaggtcttggattcgattcccgggtctgacaaagtattgctgggtttgttttcggtttttcgaaaatttctcagtagtagcacggagtctggaattgtgcccagtatatggcaataggctcaccttttacataacacaaatggtgaaaagtgtgtgtacattgtatagtggcattacgtgccgtaatgtgcacctctgcctacctcttcggggataaaaggcgtgacgttgcgtgttATGTCTATTCTACTATTTATGTAACATTAGCTTCTTCCAGCTGTTTCGCTCGCGACTACAATATATCCATGTACCATAAACCGTGTCTGAAACTCACAATCACCCATTTTTCCACCACCAGGATCGGAAGAACTCCTCCACGGCACCCACCAGCCCGTCATCACATCGGAGCCAGGATCTGACCTGAAGACCATCAGCCAGAATGTCACCAGAACCCTGACTGACGAGGACGATGCCAAGTTCCTGGTCTGCAGAGCTGAACACGAGGCTTTGGAGAAACCCAAGGAATTCAGGATCCAACTCAATGTGAActgtaagtaaaatattaatctatactaatattataaagctgaagagtttgtttgtttgtttgtttgcacgcgttaatctcaggaactactggtccgatttaaataattctttttgtgttggatagcgcatttatcgaggaaggttataggctaaaacatcacgctacgattaataggaaccgagcagagcgggtgaaaccgcgcggaagtagctagtataaaaataagcgTAGAAAaatatcatgaggaaacctgggcttataatcactacatagtataaaacaaagtcgctttctctgtccctatgtccctttgtatgcctaaatctttaaaattacgcaacggattttgatgcagtttttttaatagatagagtgattcaagaggaaggtttatatgtataatacatgcattatatatcaccattgcacccatgcgaagctggggcgggttgctagtTTCTAATTagtagtttgaaatcgccaacccgcatatAGCATATAGTGGATAGtggaattacgtgccgtaatgtgcacctctgcctacccctttggggataaaaggtatGACATTGACGTCACTTAATCTAATCCTATTTTAGACCAAATCTAAAATCTTATTCTGTTTTTCAGACCCACCTAAACGCCCAGAATCAGGCACCGTCACCATCTTTGGCCTGAAGCTCGGAGCTGAAGGCAAGCTGAATGTGACCGTCAAGGCCAACCCTCCCCCCACCGCGGAGTGGAGCATCGGAGACCAGGTCCTGCAGGCTCCCAGGCAATCGGAGAACGGGGAGATTATCGCACAGGCTCCTCTGTTCTTGGTGAGtgaaattttatattgtaactttagtgtgatatactaaattaattgttttgttatcggcttactcacgtaactgtttgacgaggaagaAAGACTAGTTGGAAGCCATGCTAGggtcatattcatgaacagcattgtcgcgctgctacaatcGGCATGTACTGCTTTTTTATGGACTAAGTAAACGAGCTTTCGGGTCaactgatggtgagcaatcaccaccgctcatggacgcccgaaacatcagaggcgttacaagtgtgccggtcttttgggggttaggaatttaagggttattggagaatcggggattgggaagggggataattaggcctccagtaacctcattcacacaacgcaagcgttgtttcacgtcagttttctgctcggccgtgatatcactccggtcgagccggcccattcgtgccgaagcatggctctcccacacttatttctCGGAAACTACTTTAATGTTTTTCATTCACACCAAAAACCTGTGTTTTTTGTGTCTTAGTGTAAGTGAGTGAATTACCCCTctttccaatcctcgattccccaacaatctttaaattcctaacctccaaaaggccggcaacgtacttgtaacgcctctggtatttcaaatgtccatgggcggcggcgattgcttaccatcaggtgatccgtcaggtcgtttaccggcttataccataaaagaaaaaacagaaTATCACTTAACCTATCTTATGTTTCCCAGGGTAACGGCTACTTCAACATCACCCTGATCCTGGCTCGCATCACGAAGGAGGACGTGGACCGCACCTACTTCCTGCGAGTAGCCAACGACTTCGGCAGGGAGGAGATTGCCGTCAGGATCAGCACCATGGATGAACCAGCTGGTAtgttccatttatttatttatttatttcaaatatctaCAGTTTTTGAGCAGTTAGGGTGTTACCAATCGAgcgatagccgatagatactatctgtcgatggtggaatggattggtcgatgtcgatcaatagccgatagatactatatgtcgatggtggaatggattagtcgatgtcgatcgatagtttctactacaccaatcgatcgatagccgatagatcCTACACTTATCGGTCGATTAATGTCGACCGTTGTCGTTCGATGCCATCGATGGAGTATCGATCGATAGGTGTGGACGTAACACCCTTAGAGTATTTAAAAGTCTTTAGATAAtatggatgatgacggggtatgaaaattaaacatctatttagtccgtcagttaggtaatgaaaaaattttagacacgtatttttttattttgtcatataagataacaatacttagatagaacgaatcaaagtttaggagtgggagtcatttctacgcataaaacgtacataaaagtgacgtcacgcgatatttctatatatctccgaaagtatttgtttcagtaatttcaaatcgataaatatcttcgaaagtatttgtttccgtaagaaaataaaaaatgcgtgtgtgtaatgttttaaaataacctacaagacggacattaaaataaaaattactcatctaccctattattaatGTCAGTTATTTTGGTgatatagtatattatattttaagatattgattagttttatattcCCAACAGCTCGGAAAGCGAAGTCTTCATATTTGGTATTAGATATATATGGTAAGACATATAATATACAGGAATGACATAATGAACGATAGTGGAATgaaatatgttgtttttttatgtaatataatcTTTTTGAAGAGAGTTTCTGAAAGAGTGATCAATGTTAATAGTCTTTAAAAGATGTTTATTAAATACGGCTTAGCCACGAGAAGTAGTTGAGGAAGGCTCGATTATTTTCAAGTCACGCCGGGGCTCTTATTTTTGAGAGGCGTGTGCTCTTTGCTTTgttatatatttcaattttatcatAGTATGGTTATGCCAAAGTTTTTATACAAGGAAGtaggttaataataaataaatttgggTTGAGTTTGCAAGCATGAGGTTTGATAATGTTTGGCTGGATTTCGATATCTATAAtaactaaattgttttaattcatggCACTTGAAattattcggagctgcggactacctagcggattaccgaggctccggctcgaaaagcaggagtaggaacggggtggtttttagtcagtaagagtccgacactccctctcgcctcacccaaggcgggagaaatcattggatgattttccccaatcaaaaaaattaaaagaaatctggaacataataatatgaaataaaatgttatgttataagtcctagtAACTAACTTGATCACTCTTTTCGAAAACTAATTGTAAAATTCGaatgttatataaaatagtGTAGGAGATTGACAGTAGATTTgaaaaagtatgtatgtataattgtatatttttgacgattttttggttttgattGAAAAAACATACTTAATGGGTTTTCTAAATATACTCTATCCTTCTCTATTTTTCTAAATTTCTCTGTTTggatctctctctctctttctctttccaTCTTTCAAATTTTATTCTGTTATAAAGCATGGATCCTGTCAAATTTGAAATTTGCGTGatattttccctttaaaaaaattgttccaATATTTCGTTTCATGTtagatttctttttgtaatatgaGGCATGATTAGcatgaataagtatttttgaaattttaattattttttggtcATTTTTTGATTCGTTTAGTTATTCAATATTGCATGAAATATTTTGagaataataaatgaatgtgattattattagataGTAGATTGTATGTTATTCAATAAATTGTCTACAAATATTTGCTAATTTAGTGGTTTTGccgttacaattttattttagttgactgcttgggttcaattcccaaaTTAATTGTATTCGGCTTTTTAGATAGTCAAATTATGAGCTTCTATTACtgaatttcaataaatacagggtgactggtaattagtgaacgatatttaaacacgtgattgtactcatgattacaaacaactttcccaaagaagaCAAATTTCGCGTGCGTATGCCTTCGTATGATCAGCTTTTAGCAGCGCGGCGCCTACTCGACTAGTCGACTAGTATGTATTTTGGAACATATCGCGCGCGTGCTgacgaaattttgttgttttgttattgcaataaaaataaaactaacgagcatataaaaaagtatctttaggaaagttgtttgtaatcatgagtacaatcacgtgtttaaatatcgttcactaattaccagtcactaAATATTATGCTCTTAACTATATGTGCTAACTGAGACTTaagaatataaatgttaaaagtaTCGAAAATTCATCTTAATTTAATGTCATCTGGGCATTTCTTTTCTACCTCTATATTACAATATCATTTTACCTATTTGTaactaaactattttttaaaacatcattCACTTTACTTCATATTTCTTACGTTCCTAATACAATATTTCTCCTATCgtctgtatttttaaaatgcCATCAATTAATGGGTATTTCTTTGCGACATCGATTCAtgattttgtgttattttacaattttgattttgttttatttgggtGATATTTAAGATCCTATTTGCATAGTGAAAGATTTTAAGGGGTGAAATATAGTAGACTaagacaaagaaaaataaaattaatattctctcctttaggcgtcgaaatactcgtccgcatcactgtcactggggaacgttcctaGAAGACCGGCCTAAGTAGTCGAGTGATCACAATTTCTGTCAAAAGAAAAAGGATTTTAAGTTCGAttcttaaactttttaaacacaATAAGACTTAACAATCACTTTACCGCGACAAAACAAAAAGGAATTTAAATCCAAAGCCATAAAGTTATGTcgttgttctcacatagttgaagtaatcgaaacaatgtaaccaagaattgtattgtgaacctgattgaaaaagagtaacctatggagtttcttgctcgttcttctccataggaatctacactttggaacgagcaaatagcttcactagaggactgaccgacagacagacgttattaatattattatatttgctttgacgttcaaaagtgccttcctggtctatttgaaataaatgattttgactttgactttgactttgactttgaaaataaatttttgAATTGATAAAAAGTGGAAAGTTCTTTAGTAAATAACCAAGATTAGAATATGCTATATTAGTTTAATTGTGTATTAtaaggtttataacaaagtaataagtcctattgtgtaatatttaatGCATTTCTGTGGCGTCCGTTGCCAAAAAGCCCCGTAATA
The sequence above is a segment of the Spodoptera frugiperda isolate SF20-4 chromosome 21, AGI-APGP_CSIRO_Sfru_2.0, whole genome shotgun sequence genome. Coding sequences within it:
- the LOC118280272 gene encoding fasciclin-3 isoform X6, with translation MAVVPALFGLLLAVVVSGQDVDITPREAVRRIGDQLSVLCKVPYPIDSCRMTVGTTSYRLIPENLQGDVVYTGQGLKAGQCGALIKNIKEEWNGNITCVLPPPSGNIELVGSMRLLVARAPGEIQLNSSPQPPFKEGDTFMAQCVVPNGRPAAKITWFLGSEELLHGTHQPVITSEPGSDLKTISQNVTRTLTDEDDAKFLVCRAEHEALEKPKEFRIQLNVNYPPKRPESGTVTIFGLKLGAEGKLNVTVKANPPPTAEWSIGDQVLQAPRQSENGEIIAQAPLFLGNGYFNITLILARITKEDVDRTYFLRVANDFGREEIAVRISTMDEPAARKAKSSYLVLDIYGVELDTGAIVGIVVAVLILLIAIFLAVFAFATDRWCFAGRSHRTDIPDGADSEAPLPSHDDIKGSENPSHDHGDYISNGDTKHPEKKPDTAV
- the LOC118280272 gene encoding fasciclin-3 isoform X7 yields the protein MAVVPALFGLLLAVVVSGQDVDITPREAVRRIGDQLSVLCKVPYPIDSCRMTVGTTSYRLIPENLQGDVVYTGQGLKAGQCGALIKNIKEEWNGNITCVLPPPSGNIELVGSMRLLVARAPGEIQLNSSPQPPFKEGDTFMAQCVVPNGRPAAKITWFLGSEELLHGTHQPVITSEPGSDLKTISQNVTRTLTDEDDAKFLVCRAEHEALEKPKEFRIQLNVNYPPKRPESGTVTIFGLKLGAEGKLNVTVKANPPPTAEWSIGDQVLQAPRQSENGEIIAQAPLFLGNGYFNITLILARITKEDVDRTYFLRVANDFGREEIAVRISTMDEPAGVELDTGAIVGIVVAVLILLIAIFLAVFAFATDRWCFAGRSHRTDIPDGADSEAPLPSHDDIKGSENPSHDHGDYISNGDTKHPEKKPDTAV